One genomic segment of Hordeum vulgare subsp. vulgare chromosome 2H, MorexV3_pseudomolecules_assembly, whole genome shotgun sequence includes these proteins:
- the LOC123425760 gene encoding uncharacterized protein LOC123425760 isoform X4: MLYNFPSERLKAHEVLPEWLLAPLEGIRRQDNLQLSTHHDVAMDLINSVTGVDEEGCSRQRILTFAAKRYISAIERNPEDPDAYYNWALVLQESADNVDPNSDSSKDSLLEEACKKYAEATRLCPTQYDSKHHRKSTDTQWWVLLALYSASARQQSTIILFKLARLLDDGRGNIFYLLNLEVLTRQTMEAREVAPGAPEWARSSLVR; encoded by the exons CGGAATGGCTCCTAGCACCTCTTGAAGGAATCAGAAG GCAGGACAACCTACAACTCTCAACCCATCATGATGTTGCCATGGACTTGATAAATAGTGTCACTGGGGTTGATGAGGAAGGTTGCTCTCGCCAACGTATTCTTACCTTCGCAGCCAAAAG ATATATTAGCGCCATTGAAAGAAATCCAGAAGACCCTGATGCATATTATAACTGGGCCCTAGTTCTCCAG GAAAGTGCAGATAATGTGGATCCTAACTCTGATTCTTCAAAAGATTCATTACTTGAGGAGGCTTGCAAGAAGTATGCTGAAGCTACACGACTTTGCCCAACACAGTATGAC TCCAAACATCACCGGAAGTCTACTGATACACAATGGTGGGTTTTGTTGGCTCTGTATAGCGCATCAGCACGACAGCAATCCACTATAATTTTATTCAAGCTAGCTAGGTTGCTAGACGATGGGCGTGGAAATATATTCTATCTCTTAAATTTGGAAGTCTTGACAAG GCAGACGATGGAGGCGAGGGAGGTAGCACCAGGCGCACCAGAGTGGGCAAGATCTTCCCTCGTGCGGTGA
- the LOC123425760 gene encoding uncharacterized protein LOC123425760 isoform X2 has protein sequence MLYNFPSERLKAHEVLPEWLLAPLEGIRRQDNLQLSTHHDVAMDLINSVTGVDEEGCSRQRILTFAAKRYISAIERNPEDPDAYYNWALVLQESADNVDPNSDSSKDSLLEEACKKYAEATRLCPTQYDSKHHRKSTDTQWWVLLALYSASARQQSTIILFKLARLLDDGRGNIFYLLNLEVLTRSNLQTQNYENPIKSTHGKYTIVEQLTGGQIPTGCPGCVDSSPNSNLKI, from the exons CGGAATGGCTCCTAGCACCTCTTGAAGGAATCAGAAG GCAGGACAACCTACAACTCTCAACCCATCATGATGTTGCCATGGACTTGATAAATAGTGTCACTGGGGTTGATGAGGAAGGTTGCTCTCGCCAACGTATTCTTACCTTCGCAGCCAAAAG ATATATTAGCGCCATTGAAAGAAATCCAGAAGACCCTGATGCATATTATAACTGGGCCCTAGTTCTCCAG GAAAGTGCAGATAATGTGGATCCTAACTCTGATTCTTCAAAAGATTCATTACTTGAGGAGGCTTGCAAGAAGTATGCTGAAGCTACACGACTTTGCCCAACACAGTATGAC TCCAAACATCACCGGAAGTCTACTGATACACAATGGTGGGTTTTGTTGGCTCTGTATAGCGCATCAGCACGACAGCAATCCACTATAATTTTATTCAAGCTAGCTAGGTTGCTAGACGATGGGCGTGGAAATATATTCTATCTCTTAAATTTGGAAGTCTTGACAAG ATCAAATCTCCAAACTCAAAATTATGAAAATCCCATAAAATCAACGCACGGGAAGTACACAATAGTGGAACAACTCACGGGAGGACAAATCCCAACAGGCTGTCCTGGGTGCGTTGATTCATCACCGAACTCAAAtctaaagatttaa
- the LOC123425760 gene encoding uncharacterized protein LOC123425760 isoform X5, with protein MLYNFPSERLKAHEVLPEWLLAPLEGIRRQDNLQLSTHHDVAMDLINSVTGVDEEGCSRQRILTFAAKRYISAIERNPEDPDAYYNWALVLQESADNVDPNSDSSKDSLLEEACKKYAEATRLCPTQYDSKHHRKSTDTQWWVLLALYSASARQQSTIILFKLARLLDDGRGNIFYLLNLEVLTSHKLALL; from the exons CGGAATGGCTCCTAGCACCTCTTGAAGGAATCAGAAG GCAGGACAACCTACAACTCTCAACCCATCATGATGTTGCCATGGACTTGATAAATAGTGTCACTGGGGTTGATGAGGAAGGTTGCTCTCGCCAACGTATTCTTACCTTCGCAGCCAAAAG ATATATTAGCGCCATTGAAAGAAATCCAGAAGACCCTGATGCATATTATAACTGGGCCCTAGTTCTCCAG GAAAGTGCAGATAATGTGGATCCTAACTCTGATTCTTCAAAAGATTCATTACTTGAGGAGGCTTGCAAGAAGTATGCTGAAGCTACACGACTTTGCCCAACACAGTATGAC TCCAAACATCACCGGAAGTCTACTGATACACAATGGTGGGTTTTGTTGGCTCTGTATAGCGCATCAGCACGACAGCAATCCACTATAATTTTATTCAAGCTAGCTAGGTTGCTAGACGATGGGCGTGGAAATATATTCTATCTCTTAAATTTGGAAGTCTTGACAAG TCATAAGCTTGCTCTATTATAG
- the LOC123425760 gene encoding uncharacterized protein LOC123425760 isoform X6, with product MLYNFPSERLKAHEVLPEWLLAPLEGIRRQDNLQLSTHHDVAMDLINSVTGVDEEGCSRQRILTFAAKRYISAIERNPEDPDAYYNWALVLQESADNVDPNSDSSKDSLLEEACKKYAEATRLCPTQYDSKHHRKSTDTQWWVLLALYSASARQQSTIILFKLARLLDDGRGNIFYLLNLEVLTRIL from the exons CGGAATGGCTCCTAGCACCTCTTGAAGGAATCAGAAG GCAGGACAACCTACAACTCTCAACCCATCATGATGTTGCCATGGACTTGATAAATAGTGTCACTGGGGTTGATGAGGAAGGTTGCTCTCGCCAACGTATTCTTACCTTCGCAGCCAAAAG ATATATTAGCGCCATTGAAAGAAATCCAGAAGACCCTGATGCATATTATAACTGGGCCCTAGTTCTCCAG GAAAGTGCAGATAATGTGGATCCTAACTCTGATTCTTCAAAAGATTCATTACTTGAGGAGGCTTGCAAGAAGTATGCTGAAGCTACACGACTTTGCCCAACACAGTATGAC TCCAAACATCACCGGAAGTCTACTGATACACAATGGTGGGTTTTGTTGGCTCTGTATAGCGCATCAGCACGACAGCAATCCACTATAATTTTATTCAAGCTAGCTAGGTTGCTAGACGATGGGCGTGGAAATATATTCTATCTCTTAAATTTGGAAGTCTTGACAAG